The proteins below come from a single Triticum aestivum cultivar Chinese Spring chromosome 5D, IWGSC CS RefSeq v2.1, whole genome shotgun sequence genomic window:
- the LOC123125512 gene encoding leucine-rich repeat extensin-like protein 6 — MSPLSKPRAATRALQHIILLSLLLPCLPQPLPAPSPSPTPALPSLPLSPFNERLDAAYIAFQAWKHVITEDPKNLTADWCGPFVCNYTGVFCAAAPDDPCILTVAGVDLNHGRIAGVLTDHLGLLADLAVLHLNSNRFHGTLPTSMQHMRLLFELDVSNNLLSGAFPSFLTSLPSLKYLDLRFNDFDGELPDAVFGRQLSLDALFANDNRFNVSLASGSLTNSTASVIVLANTKLAGCLPPSIGDMADTLVELILLNTSISSCIPPEIGKLKKLKVLDLSHNEFAGELPESIGDMESLEVINVGYNMLSGAVPETICLLPNLKNLTVVGNYFCEEPVSCLHVPRRDDRMNCIPDWPHQRSHEQCIAFEHRPPVHCGADGCILPPP; from the coding sequence ATGTCACCCCTCTCGAAGCCAAGAGCAGCCACAAGAGCTCTCCAACACATCAtccttctctccctcctccttccatgTCTCCCCCAACCTCTCCCCGCCCCTtccccctccccgacgccggcgctgCCGTCCCTGCCGCTCTCGCCGTTCAACGAGCGCCTCGACGCGGCGTACATCGCCTTCCAGGCATGGAAGCACGTCATCACCGAGGACCCCAAGAACCTGACCGCTGACTGGTGCGGCCCCTTCGTGTGCAACTACACCGGCGTGTTCTGCGCCGCCGCGCCCGACGACCCGTGCATCCTCACCGTGGCGGGCGTCGACCTCAACCACGGCCGCATCGCCGGCGTCCTCACCGACCACCTCGGCCTCCTCGCCGACCTCGCGGTCCTCCACCTCAACTCCAACCGGTTCCACGGCACGCTGCCGACGTCCATGCAGCACATGCGCCTCCTTTTCGAGCTGGACGTCAGCAACAACCTCCTCTCCGGCGCCTTCCCGTCCTTCCTCACCTCTCTGCCGTCGCTCAAGTACCTGGACCTCCGGTTCAACGACTTCGACGGCGAGCTCCCGGACGCGGTGTTCGGCCGGCAGCTCAGCCTGGACGCGCTGTTCGCCAACGACAACCGCTTCAACGTGTCGCTGGCGTCGGGGAGCCTGACCAACTCCACGGCGTCGGTCATCGTGCTCGCCAACACCAAGCTGGCCGGCTGCCTCCCGCCGAGCATCGGCGACATGGCCGACACGCTTGTCGAGCTCATCCTGCTCAACACCAGCATCAGCTCCTGCATCCCGCCGGAGATCGGCAAGCTGAAGAAGCTCAAGGTGCTGGACCTCAGCCACAACGAGTTCGCCGGGGAGCTGCCGGAGAGCATCGGCGACATGGAGAGCCTGGAGGTGATCAACGTGGGGTACAACATGCTGTCCGGCGCGGTGCCGGAGACCATCTGCTTGCTGCCGAATCTGAAGAACCTGACGGTCGTGGGCAACTACTTCTGCGAGGAGCCCGTGTCCTGCCTCCACGTCCCCCGGCGCGACGACCGGATGAACTGCATCCCCGACTGGCCGCACCAGCGGTCGCACGAGCAGTGCATCGCCTTCGAGCACCGCCCGCCGGTGCACTGCGGCGCCGACGGCTGCATTCTTCCGCCGCCGTGA